Within the Salvia hispanica cultivar TCC Black 2014 chromosome 4, UniMelb_Shisp_WGS_1.0, whole genome shotgun sequence genome, the region AATGTTATCCTGCTTTATTGTTACGTAGCAATAGAAGCCTGCTTATGCTGCTTCGGCGGCGCTTTTTCGCCTTCTCTTCGCTCTGGACACGAGCGCTAGTGGACACGGGGAGGGAGCAGGCGAAGCGTGTCGTTCGTAATGGAAAGAAAGATACCACTACTGCGCCTCTTTGTTGGACCGCCGGCGCGAACACAGTGGTCTCTGACCAGGACCAGGAACCAATTCGAATTTGGATCTTGGCATGTCGGTGGTTTTTAACCGTAGGCATTTTGCCAGGAAGTTGGTGGGCTCATCATGAATTAGGTCGGGGTGGCTGGTGGTTTCGGGATCCCGTAGAAAATGCTTCTTTTATGCCTCGGGTATTAGCCACAGCTTGTATTCATTCAGTAATTCTACCCCTTCTTCATTCTTGTACCTCCTTTCTTAATATTGTGACTTTTCCATGCTGTGTCTCAGGAACCTTTTCAATACGGTCCGGATTGCTAGCTCCCGTTCATAGTTTTGCTACAGATGATACACGAGGGATCTTTTTATGGCCGTTCTTCCTTCTAATGACCGGCATATCTATGATTCTTTTCTCCCAAATGAAGCAGCAGGCATCGGTCCATAGAACCTATAAAAGGGAGATGGTTGTGGCGCGAAGTACTCTTGTGCACCTACGTCATTCGACTCGCGCGCAAGCCCGCCCCGTTATCTTATGGAAGAATTGAGCTTATTGCTGAGCTGGTTATTCAGAGCCAGCAATTGGCTGTCGGATTTCGTCCCGCAACTAGAAGAAGATGGCTTCGGGGGTCACTGTGGTGTGGCTGAATAGCAGTCCGCCCTTTTCACTACATCACTACAgggtttctttttttttgtcttatcTTCGGACGTGCACT harbors:
- the LOC125218853 gene encoding LOW QUALITY PROTEIN: cytochrome c biogenesis CcmF N-terminal-like mitochondrial protein 2 (The sequence of the model RefSeq protein was modified relative to this genomic sequence to represent the inferred CDS: deleted 1 base in 1 codon), with the protein product MERKIPLLRLFVGPPARTQWSGWLVVSGSRRNASFMPRVLATACIHSVILPLLHSCTSFLNIVTFPCCVSGTFSIRSGLLAPVHSFATDDTRGIFLWPFFLLMTGISMILFSQMKQQASVHRTYKREMVVARSTLVHLRHSTRAQARPVILWKN